In the genome of Bacteroidota bacterium, one region contains:
- a CDS encoding CusA/CzcA family heavy metal efflux RND transporter: MFDRIVAFSLRQRVLVLFATVGLVAAGLYAATRLPVDAVPDVTNNQVQVLTQAPALSSLEVERFVSVPVELALKSLPDLVELRSLSRQGISVITVVFEDDVDTYFARQLILEQLRGIEDELPPGAETPELGPVSTGLGEVFRYTLRDTTGRYSPMELRTIQDWIVRRQLLGVPGLAEVNSIGGYLKQYQVLVDPDRLAGYGLTLREVFDATAEASGNAGAATIETGPEQLAVRTDGLVQSMDDLRQSVVATRGGTPVTLGDVAEITLGPAVRFGAATQDGEGEVVTGFALQLKGANARVVVSAVKDRIEEIQRALPEGVEIVPYYDRTALVDRTIATVGKHLAEGALLVIVVLLILLVNLRAGLVLASVIPLAMMFAFIGMWLTGQSANLMSLGAIDFGLVVDGSLIIVENVLRRIGVMQKDGGARLSKEAFRDLVYEGTLEVRKVAQFGEVIILVVYLPILFLRGIEGKLFAPMAMTVSFALLGAVLLSITYVPVMCSLVFDPEKPVKHSPIITWLHKIYRPLLDRAIGMRAVVVGGAAVLFAVAVMGFGGLGAEFVPRLDEGDIAVQIIRLPSVSLTESVEIAGDVEQRLMAFDEVETVVGNTGRAEISTDPMGVEITDSYVILKPKDEWPEVDGDRRTKPELVAAMQEAVEDVPAGVQFYQPIEMRTNELIAGARGDVVVKLFGESYDELTPLAEQVQRIVQETPGASSVSMDQTTGSPQLVIRPDRAALARYGLTVAALNQIVQTAVGGSVAGEVYEGERRFDLVVRFAEGTRSSPAAVEALPVVTPTGARVPLSALASVTVDSGPVSVSREEGSRFVSVQSNVTGRDLASFVEDVQTRIRSEVALPPGYRVDYGGQFENLEAATARLALVVPLALVLIFVLLFQTFGSMRLAAIIYLCVPMSIVGGVAMLYALGLPFSISAGVGFIALFGIAVLNGLVMVGAIRKFEGHGLPLREAVLAGADERLRAVVTTATLAGIGFMPMLLGSGAGSEVQRPLAAVVIGGLLTSTVLTLFVLPTVYAWVGSGQAPDPLPQGDEADADLDRQLDAEIASDWAPTAPAVRRADPHGDGDALGDPTPGRRPGLGPALAIVLLLGAGTAQAQDVPRLPTGGLTLAGALDQAEAVAPELSIGTAAIAREAARRESAGILPATEFFLGVDRVPTIDGGFGGTETSVGAAQSFRLPAYYQAQRGAADALLRQSEVERDALRRGVRLRAALAYVEVVFADARLALADSSVAVAQGFAYASNRRFELEATGALEPLQAEVALAQAERTRAQAAGQAQSARSVLRTLLAARDPVELADTLPDGPLDAGLPDLDRLAATGALDSLLARANPRIAAAEAAIGVAQAEARAVRTERLPSFGAEASLQTEGGAVGFLGGRVGVSVPLARRANDAPDRAAAAAVEVASFERDRLLVGLAVDLRTRVARLRADAEQVRLYEERLVPQAERAYAISIRLRREGAATYLEVLQAQTALLQTRADALDVRLDAARLRTEIDALLDPSF; encoded by the coding sequence ATGTTCGATCGCATCGTCGCGTTCTCGCTCCGCCAGCGAGTGCTCGTCTTGTTCGCCACCGTCGGCCTCGTCGCCGCCGGCCTCTACGCCGCCACCAGGCTCCCGGTCGACGCCGTCCCCGACGTCACCAACAACCAAGTCCAGGTCCTCACGCAGGCCCCGGCCCTCAGCTCGCTCGAAGTCGAGCGGTTCGTGAGCGTCCCCGTCGAGCTGGCCTTGAAGTCGCTCCCCGACCTCGTCGAGCTCCGCTCGCTCTCGCGCCAGGGCATCTCCGTCATCACCGTCGTCTTCGAGGACGACGTCGATACCTACTTCGCCCGCCAGCTCATCCTGGAGCAGCTGAGGGGCATCGAGGACGAGCTCCCGCCCGGCGCCGAGACGCCCGAGCTCGGGCCGGTCTCGACGGGCCTGGGCGAGGTGTTCCGCTACACGCTCCGCGACACGACGGGCCGGTACTCGCCGATGGAGCTCCGCACGATCCAGGACTGGATCGTCCGCCGCCAGCTCCTGGGCGTGCCGGGCCTCGCCGAGGTCAACTCCATCGGCGGCTACCTCAAGCAGTACCAGGTGCTCGTCGACCCCGACCGGCTCGCGGGCTACGGGCTCACGCTCCGCGAGGTGTTCGACGCGACCGCCGAGGCGTCCGGGAACGCGGGCGCGGCCACCATCGAGACCGGCCCCGAGCAACTGGCGGTCCGTACCGACGGCCTCGTGCAGTCGATGGACGACCTCCGCCAGTCGGTCGTCGCCACGCGCGGCGGCACGCCGGTCACGCTCGGCGACGTGGCCGAGATCACGCTCGGCCCCGCCGTCCGCTTCGGCGCGGCGACCCAGGACGGCGAGGGCGAGGTCGTGACCGGGTTCGCGTTGCAGCTCAAAGGCGCGAATGCCCGCGTCGTGGTGTCTGCCGTCAAGGACCGGATCGAGGAGATCCAGCGGGCGCTCCCCGAGGGCGTCGAGATCGTGCCCTACTACGACCGCACGGCGCTCGTGGACCGCACCATCGCGACGGTCGGCAAGCACCTCGCCGAGGGCGCCCTCCTCGTCATCGTCGTGCTCCTCATCCTGCTCGTCAACCTCCGCGCCGGGCTGGTGCTCGCGAGCGTGATCCCGCTCGCGATGATGTTCGCCTTTATCGGGATGTGGCTGACCGGCCAGAGCGCGAACCTCATGAGCCTCGGGGCCATCGACTTCGGGCTCGTCGTCGACGGCTCGCTCATCATCGTCGAGAACGTCCTGAGGCGAATCGGGGTGATGCAGAAGGACGGCGGCGCCAGGCTGTCGAAGGAGGCCTTCCGCGACCTGGTCTACGAGGGGACGCTGGAAGTCCGCAAGGTGGCCCAGTTCGGCGAGGTCATCATCCTCGTCGTCTACCTGCCGATCCTCTTCCTGCGCGGCATTGAGGGCAAGCTGTTCGCGCCGATGGCGATGACGGTGAGCTTCGCGCTCCTGGGCGCCGTCCTGCTCTCGATCACCTACGTGCCCGTCATGTGCTCGCTGGTGTTCGACCCGGAGAAGCCGGTCAAGCACTCGCCCATCATCACCTGGCTCCACAAGATCTACCGGCCGCTCCTCGACCGCGCGATCGGGATGCGCGCCGTCGTGGTCGGGGGCGCCGCCGTGCTCTTCGCCGTCGCCGTCATGGGCTTCGGCGGGCTGGGCGCCGAGTTCGTCCCGCGCCTGGACGAGGGCGACATCGCCGTCCAGATCATCCGGCTCCCGAGCGTGTCGCTGACCGAGTCCGTCGAGATCGCGGGCGACGTCGAGCAGCGGCTGATGGCCTTCGACGAGGTCGAGACCGTCGTCGGCAACACGGGCCGCGCCGAGATCTCGACCGACCCGATGGGCGTCGAGATCACGGACTCCTACGTCATCCTCAAACCCAAGGACGAGTGGCCCGAGGTCGACGGCGACCGCCGGACCAAGCCCGAGCTGGTGGCCGCCATGCAGGAGGCCGTCGAGGACGTGCCGGCGGGCGTCCAGTTCTACCAGCCCATCGAGATGCGCACGAATGAGCTCATCGCCGGGGCGCGGGGCGATGTCGTGGTCAAGCTCTTCGGCGAGAGCTACGACGAGCTCACGCCGCTCGCGGAGCAGGTGCAGCGGATCGTCCAGGAGACGCCCGGCGCCTCGTCGGTGTCGATGGACCAGACGACCGGCTCCCCCCAGCTCGTCATCCGGCCCGACCGCGCGGCGCTCGCCCGCTACGGGCTCACGGTCGCCGCCCTCAACCAGATCGTCCAGACGGCCGTCGGCGGGTCGGTCGCGGGCGAGGTCTACGAGGGCGAGCGCCGCTTCGACCTCGTCGTCCGGTTCGCCGAGGGCACGCGGAGTAGCCCGGCCGCCGTCGAGGCGCTACCGGTCGTCACGCCGACCGGCGCGCGCGTGCCGCTCTCGGCGCTGGCGTCCGTCACGGTCGATTCCGGGCCGGTGTCCGTCTCGCGCGAGGAGGGCAGCCGCTTCGTCTCGGTTCAGTCCAACGTGACGGGCCGCGACCTGGCGTCGTTCGTCGAGGACGTCCAGACCCGCATCCGGTCCGAGGTCGCGCTCCCGCCCGGCTACCGGGTCGACTACGGCGGCCAGTTCGAGAACCTGGAGGCGGCCACGGCCCGGCTCGCGCTCGTCGTCCCGCTGGCGCTCGTCCTGATCTTCGTGCTCCTGTTCCAGACGTTCGGGTCGATGCGCCTCGCGGCGATCATCTACCTGTGCGTGCCGATGTCGATCGTCGGCGGGGTCGCGATGCTCTACGCGCTCGGGCTCCCGTTCTCGATCTCGGCGGGCGTGGGCTTCATCGCCCTCTTCGGCATCGCGGTCCTCAACGGGCTGGTCATGGTCGGCGCCATCCGCAAGTTCGAGGGGCACGGGCTTCCGCTCCGCGAGGCCGTGCTGGCGGGGGCCGACGAGCGGCTCCGCGCCGTCGTGACGACGGCCACGCTGGCGGGCATCGGGTTCATGCCGATGCTCTTGGGTAGTGGCGCCGGGTCCGAGGTCCAGCGGCCCCTCGCGGCCGTCGTGATCGGCGGCCTGCTCACGAGCACGGTCCTGACGCTCTTCGTCCTCCCGACCGTCTACGCCTGGGTCGGCTCGGGCCAGGCGCCCGACCCGCTCCCGCAGGGTGACGAAGCCGACGCTGACCTCGACCGCCAGCTCGACGCCGAGATCGCGTCGGACTGGGCGCCGACGGCTCCGGCCGTTCGCCGCGCCGACCCGCACGGCGACGGCGACGCGCTGGGGGATCCGACACCCGGGCGCCGCCCAGGGCTTGGACCCGCCCTCGCCATCGTGCTCCTCCTCGGGGCTGGGACCGCGCAGGCCCAGGACGTGCCCCGGCTCCCCACCGGAGGGTTGACGCTGGCCGGTGCGCTCGACCAAGCCGAGGCCGTCGCGCCCGAGCTCTCGATTGGCACGGCCGCCATCGCTCGCGAGGCCGCCCGCCGCGAGAGCGCGGGCATCCTGCCGGCGACGGAGTTCTTCCTGGGCGTCGACCGCGTCCCGACCATCGACGGCGGGTTCGGCGGGACCGAGACGAGCGTGGGCGCGGCGCAGTCGTTCCGGCTCCCGGCCTACTACCAGGCCCAGCGCGGCGCAGCCGACGCGCTTCTTCGCCAGTCCGAGGTCGAGCGCGACGCGCTCCGCCGAGGCGTCCGGCTGCGAGCGGCCCTCGCCTACGTCGAGGTCGTCTTTGCGGACGCCCGCCTGGCACTCGCAGACTCGTCGGTCGCCGTCGCCCAAGGGTTCGCCTACGCCTCGAACCGCCGGTTCGAGCTGGAGGCGACCGGCGCGCTGGAGCCGCTCCAGGCTGAGGTGGCGCTCGCCCAGGCCGAGCGCACCCGCGCTCAGGCCGCCGGGCAGGCGCAGTCCGCGCGGTCCGTCCTCCGGACGCTCCTCGCCGCCCGCGACCCGGTCGAGCTCGCAGACACGCTTCCCGACGGGCCGCTCGACGCCGGCCTCCCGGACCTCGACCGGCTGGCTGCGACCGGTGCGCTGGACTCGCTCTTGGCCCGGGCCAACCCCCGGATCGCCGCGGCCGAGGCGGCCATCGGCGTTGCCCAAGCGGAGGCCCGAGCGGTCCGCACCGAGCGGCTGCCGTCGTTCGGGGCCGAGGCCTCGCTCCAGACCGAGGGCGGCGCCGTCGGCTTCCTCGGGGGCCGTGTCGGCGTGTCCGTGCCTCTGGCGCGACGCGCGAACGACGCGCCCGACCGGGCCGCCGCCGCGGCCGTCGAGGTGGCCAGTTTCGAGCGCGACCGGCTCCTGGTCGGGCTGGCGGTCGATCTCCGCACCCGCGTCGCCAGGCTCCGCGCCGACGCCGAGCAGGTCCGGCTCTACGAGGAGCGCCTGGTGCCCCAGGCCGAGCGCGCCTACGCCATCTCCATCCGGCTCCGCCGCGAGGGCGCGGCCACCTACCTCGAAGTGCTGCAAGCGCAGACGGCGCTGCTCCAGACGCGCGCCGACGCGCTCGACGTCCGCCTCGACGCCGCCCGTCTGCGGACCGAGATCGACGCGCTCCTCGACCCCTCTTTCTAG
- a CDS encoding metalloregulator ArsR/SmtB family transcription factor, producing MTQTSIDSDACAVRRVHPDAVEAAADHLSERADVLDGARALFAALGDPTRLRLLAALQTGPLCTCDLAATLGVTESAVSHQLRGLRALRLVASERDGKMVYHRLDDDHVAALLSVAAEHVAEGAVEQEPEPADTALALDA from the coding sequence GTGACTCAAACGTCAATCGATTCCGACGCCTGCGCCGTCCGCCGTGTCCACCCCGACGCGGTGGAGGCTGCGGCCGACCATCTGTCTGAGCGCGCCGACGTGCTCGACGGCGCCCGCGCGCTCTTTGCCGCGCTCGGCGACCCGACCCGGCTCCGGCTCCTCGCAGCCCTCCAGACCGGCCCGCTCTGCACGTGCGACCTCGCCGCCACGCTCGGCGTCACCGAGTCGGCCGTGAGCCACCAGCTCCGCGGCCTCCGCGCGCTCCGGCTCGTCGCGAGCGAGCGCGATGGGAAGATGGTCTACCACCGGCTCGACGACGACCACGTGGCCGCGCTCCTGAGCGTGGCCGCCGAGCACGTCGCCGAAGGAGCCGTTGAGCAGGAACCGGAACCGGCCGATACTGCGTTGGCTCTCGACGCATGA
- a CDS encoding relaxase/mobilization nuclease domain-containing protein, producing the protein MVASASTGSSFAGLADYLGGGEERVGWVETRNVFADDVPGTVAEMREQAGLSARCEKPVYHVTIAFDPSDNPTEAEVRGAVDRTLRDVGLQDHQALVVRHVDRDHAHVHVMVNRVGPDGRAWSTSQDRRRLRASVESQERELGVRWTGRNARAAGVARETDRGFAREVRDRALGDLKEAPTWADLDARLQAKGIRIERRGRGAVVTDGKREAKLSSVSRTVSRPRLEKRLGSLGAHQRGREAGAPKGQRRSPEKPAKGHASRRRASGAARRSVFRARLVGRSLGHAVAADGERDADEVFARSVLQTGSRAALRAAGRGGRKASGESPRARETPSSHAGRTYEARARARDVRRGGRVDRMERAVLDHAQTARLVAEREKALQAVARIEGAAAAAVTRAQKGLAEAQARASDVKRAFGSAMAETYAEPGAAAQAYLKDAEAVGLDRASKRMAVDPERYGVLRATPARSKYSLVRGTTTEPARTAAPLAARHGRAFVEAREVVRTAETDVKRAGETHRTVASELSSLRSSAPLSNAHGFGPDAIRARLERLDRALREKGTRAPGVRLQAVRSDGAVGRALQARVGSVGVSVAQAAAKTAAKSVGRE; encoded by the coding sequence ATGGTCGCGAGCGCCAGCACGGGGTCCAGCTTCGCCGGCCTCGCCGACTACCTCGGCGGCGGCGAGGAGCGCGTGGGGTGGGTCGAGACCCGGAACGTGTTCGCGGACGACGTGCCCGGGACGGTCGCCGAGATGCGCGAGCAGGCCGGGCTCTCGGCGCGGTGCGAGAAGCCGGTCTACCACGTCACGATCGCCTTCGACCCGTCCGACAACCCGACCGAGGCGGAGGTCCGCGGCGCCGTCGACCGGACGCTCCGGGACGTTGGGCTCCAGGACCACCAGGCCCTCGTCGTTCGGCACGTCGACCGGGACCACGCGCACGTCCACGTGATGGTCAACCGCGTCGGGCCGGACGGCCGCGCGTGGTCGACGTCGCAGGACCGGCGGCGGCTCCGGGCGTCGGTCGAAAGCCAGGAACGAGAGCTCGGCGTCCGGTGGACCGGCCGGAACGCCCGCGCCGCTGGCGTCGCCCGCGAGACCGACCGGGGCTTTGCGCGCGAGGTCCGCGACCGGGCACTCGGGGATCTCAAAGAGGCGCCGACCTGGGCCGACCTCGACGCCCGGCTTCAGGCGAAGGGGATCCGCATCGAGCGACGGGGCCGAGGGGCCGTGGTCACCGACGGGAAACGGGAGGCCAAGCTGTCGTCGGTGAGCCGGACGGTCAGCCGCCCCCGTTTGGAGAAGCGCCTGGGGAGCCTCGGGGCTCATCAGCGGGGACGGGAAGCAGGAGCTCCAAAGGGGCAGAGGCGCTCGCCTGAGAAGCCCGCCAAGGGTCACGCCTCACGCCGACGGGCCTCTGGCGCCGCGCGTCGCTCCGTCTTCCGTGCCCGCCTTGTGGGTCGGTCCTTGGGGCACGCCGTGGCCGCGGACGGAGAGCGCGACGCCGACGAGGTCTTCGCCCGATCCGTCCTGCAAACGGGGAGCAGGGCGGCGCTCCGCGCCGCCGGTCGAGGTGGACGGAAAGCTTCTGGCGAGAGCCCACGTGCTCGGGAGACCCCTTCGTCACACGCTGGCCGGACCTACGAGGCCCGCGCGCGAGCTCGAGACGTGCGCCGAGGAGGCCGCGTCGACCGGATGGAACGGGCCGTCCTCGACCACGCCCAGACGGCTCGTTTGGTGGCCGAGCGCGAGAAGGCGCTCCAGGCGGTCGCCCGGATCGAGGGCGCGGCCGCAGCGGCCGTCACGCGCGCGCAGAAGGGACTCGCTGAGGCCCAGGCGCGAGCATCAGACGTAAAGCGCGCGTTCGGGTCCGCAATGGCGGAGACGTACGCGGAGCCCGGCGCGGCTGCGCAGGCGTACCTGAAAGACGCCGAGGCGGTCGGACTCGACCGGGCGAGCAAGCGGATGGCCGTCGACCCCGAGCGGTACGGGGTGCTCAGGGCGACTCCGGCGCGGTCGAAGTACAGCCTGGTCAGGGGGACGACGACGGAGCCTGCCCGCACGGCCGCTCCGCTGGCGGCGCGCCATGGGCGCGCGTTCGTGGAGGCCCGCGAGGTCGTGCGGACGGCGGAGACGGACGTGAAGCGAGCCGGGGAAACGCACCGCACGGTGGCCTCCGAGCTCTCGAGCCTCCGCTCGTCTGCTCCGTTGTCTAACGCTCACGGGTTTGGCCCCGATGCGATCCGGGCACGGCTCGAGCGGTTGGACCGGGCGCTGAGGGAGAAGGGAACGCGGGCACCCGGCGTGCGGCTCCAGGCCGTCCGGTCGGACGGCGCCGTGGGCCGAGCGCTCCAGGCCCGCGTCGGATCCGTGGGGGTGTCCGTCGCCCAGGCTGCGGCCAAGACGGCGGCCAAATCGGTGGGACGAGAGTGA
- a CDS encoding MobC family plasmid mobilization relaxosome protein: protein MTTDSTSGGAQSASPTPRKKGGRPRGSRRGTKVEVRVSAAEKAGLQGSAREAGLTVSEYVRRRSLGQPVTARADRETRVLLRRIGVNLNQLARVANTSGATAASGPLEEALAQLRQVLTGLG from the coding sequence ATGACGACCGACTCCACCTCGGGCGGCGCCCAGAGCGCCAGCCCGACACCACGGAAGAAGGGCGGCCGACCCCGAGGAAGCCGACGAGGCACCAAGGTCGAGGTGCGTGTGAGCGCGGCCGAGAAAGCCGGCCTCCAGGGCTCCGCCCGCGAGGCCGGCCTCACCGTCTCCGAGTACGTCCGCCGACGGTCTCTCGGCCAGCCCGTCACGGCGCGGGCCGACCGCGAGACCCGCGTGCTCCTCCGCCGGATCGGGGTCAACCTCAACCAGCTCGCGCGGGTCGCGAACACGTCGGGGGCGACCGCCGCCAGCGGCCCGCTCGAGGAGGCGCTCGCACAGCTCCGCCAAGTGCTCACAGGGCTCGGCTGA
- a CDS encoding replication initiation protein gives MRVIHSGVHPSAHLQGGPARQARADVGLLSERPSGARPPRERRLQTIIESRVTGAELKKHVGAIHVKAPLSLLQRKLSNVLLLNAYEELPDPNVKEHEIPVRVLAEVAGYDSKDFAYLRDALRALVDCRVEWNVLGENGEEDEWAAASLLAQAKTKGGVCRYVYAPDLREKLYRPEVYARINLAIQARFGSGYALALYENCARFRKVGTTGWIALETWRDLLGVGEDQYPAFKALRQKVLSPAIKEVNEFSDVRVEMETRREKRRIVALKFVVTEAPPHEPGVAAKGLGLREALGAEGVPDARSAAPEPAEVIQDHPLADLQRRLLGFGLTEAQALDLSTEFPEGRVAANLDHVEAEVARGLEPGGREVKNVAAFTVAAVRGDYAKGSATPDVVRKASEKKQEAASAAKAKQERTAAQKEAAAQAKRSAEERRQRALADAWGALSDDEQAGFTERAVARLKGEAPQVHCWYEEERDAGKALGEMRPAVRSTLRSFQYEEMGRLL, from the coding sequence ATGCGCGTGATACATTCCGGTGTCCATCCCTCCGCCCACCTTCAGGGCGGCCCCGCACGGCAGGCTCGCGCTGACGTCGGCCTGCTCTCCGAGCGGCCGTCGGGCGCCCGGCCCCCGCGCGAGCGCCGCCTCCAGACGATCATCGAGAGCCGCGTCACCGGAGCCGAGCTGAAGAAGCACGTGGGAGCCATCCACGTGAAGGCGCCGCTGTCGCTGCTCCAGCGGAAGCTCTCGAACGTGCTGCTGCTGAACGCCTACGAGGAGCTCCCCGACCCCAACGTCAAGGAGCACGAGATCCCCGTCCGCGTGCTCGCCGAGGTGGCCGGCTACGACTCGAAGGACTTCGCCTACCTCCGCGACGCCCTCCGGGCGCTCGTCGACTGCCGGGTGGAGTGGAACGTGCTCGGGGAGAACGGCGAGGAGGACGAGTGGGCGGCGGCGTCCCTCTTGGCGCAGGCCAAGACGAAGGGGGGCGTGTGCCGCTACGTCTACGCCCCCGACCTCCGCGAGAAGCTGTACCGGCCCGAGGTGTACGCCCGGATCAACCTGGCCATCCAGGCCCGGTTCGGGTCGGGCTACGCGCTGGCGCTCTACGAGAACTGCGCCCGGTTCCGGAAGGTCGGCACGACGGGCTGGATCGCGCTCGAGACGTGGCGCGACCTGCTGGGGGTGGGGGAGGACCAGTACCCGGCGTTCAAGGCGCTCCGCCAGAAGGTGCTCTCGCCCGCCATCAAGGAGGTCAACGAGTTCTCGGACGTCCGTGTCGAGATGGAGACGCGGCGCGAGAAGCGGCGGATCGTCGCGCTCAAGTTCGTGGTCACCGAGGCCCCGCCGCACGAGCCGGGAGTGGCCGCGAAGGGGCTCGGGCTCCGGGAGGCGCTGGGGGCGGAGGGCGTGCCCGACGCCCGCTCGGCCGCGCCGGAGCCGGCCGAGGTCATCCAGGACCACCCGCTCGCCGACCTCCAGCGCCGGTTGCTCGGGTTCGGGCTCACCGAGGCCCAGGCGCTCGACCTGTCGACCGAGTTCCCCGAGGGCCGTGTGGCTGCCAATCTGGACCACGTCGAGGCCGAGGTCGCGCGCGGCCTGGAGCCCGGTGGTCGCGAGGTCAAGAACGTGGCCGCGTTCACGGTCGCCGCCGTCCGGGGCGACTACGCGAAGGGCTCGGCGACGCCCGACGTGGTCCGGAAGGCGTCGGAAAAGAAGCAGGAGGCGGCGTCGGCTGCGAAGGCGAAGCAGGAGCGGACGGCGGCCCAGAAGGAGGCAGCGGCCCAGGCCAAGCGCTCGGCCGAGGAGCGCCGCCAGCGGGCGCTCGCCGACGCGTGGGGCGCGCTCTCGGACGACGAGCAGGCCGGGTTCACCGAACGGGCCGTCGCTCGGCTCAAGGGCGAGGCCCCGCAGGTCCACTGCTGGTACGAGGAGGAGCGCGACGCGGGCAAGGCGCTCGGCGAGATGCGCCCGGCCGTCCGCTCGACGCTCCGGTCGTTCCAGTACGAAGAGATGGGCCGTCTCTTATAG
- a CDS encoding site-specific integrase has product MSDLVPTQSGLPAALAADAESARRFAEAARSDATLRAYRSDWADFALWCGDRQLVAMPARLETVALYIASRAEAGPEDDDGRPTAPLKVATLERRMAAISQAHKLAGVESPALRSREPLHSVWAGVTRTLGTAREKVAPALAADVVAMAAACDETMRWAEDARLGDVAEAVADDAPPGTALRARRDKALLLLGFAAALRRSELAAVRTEHLSFTPDGLRLLIPKSKSDQEGAGQVVGVAYGSRSETCPVRAVRSYLAAASRALADQGRPSPLSGPVFRSVDRWGRLGRSSITGRTVANVVKAYAEAAGLDPTLYAGHSLRAGFATTAARAGKPDRAIQKQTRHKSTAMLAEYVREGRLFDDNASDGIGL; this is encoded by the coding sequence ATGAGCGATCTCGTCCCCACCCAGTCCGGTCTCCCTGCCGCACTCGCGGCCGACGCGGAGTCCGCCCGCCGGTTCGCCGAGGCGGCGCGGAGCGACGCCACGCTCCGCGCTTACCGAAGCGACTGGGCTGACTTCGCTCTGTGGTGCGGCGACCGCCAGCTCGTGGCCATGCCGGCGAGGCTAGAGACCGTCGCATTATATATAGCGTCCCGCGCGGAGGCCGGACCCGAGGACGACGACGGGCGGCCGACGGCCCCACTGAAGGTGGCCACGCTCGAACGGCGGATGGCGGCGATCTCCCAGGCCCACAAGCTGGCCGGCGTCGAAAGCCCGGCGCTCCGCTCGCGCGAGCCGCTTCACTCCGTCTGGGCGGGCGTGACGCGTACGCTCGGGACGGCGCGAGAGAAAGTGGCGCCCGCGCTCGCGGCCGACGTGGTGGCCATGGCCGCGGCGTGCGATGAGACCATGCGGTGGGCGGAAGATGCCCGCCTCGGGGACGTGGCCGAGGCGGTTGCAGACGACGCACCGCCAGGTACGGCGCTCCGGGCACGGCGAGACAAGGCGCTCCTGCTCCTCGGCTTCGCCGCCGCGCTCCGCCGGAGCGAGCTGGCGGCCGTCCGGACGGAGCACCTGTCGTTCACACCGGACGGACTCCGGCTCCTGATCCCCAAATCGAAGAGCGACCAGGAGGGCGCGGGCCAGGTCGTCGGCGTGGCCTACGGGAGCCGGTCCGAGACGTGCCCCGTGCGCGCGGTGCGGTCGTACCTCGCCGCTGCCAGCCGGGCGCTTGCGGACCAGGGCCGACCGTCTCCCCTCTCAGGACCCGTCTTCCGGTCAGTCGACCGCTGGGGACGCCTTGGACGATCGTCGATCACCGGACGGACGGTCGCGAACGTGGTCAAGGCCTACGCCGAGGCTGCCGGTCTCGACCCGACGCTCTACGCGGGGCACTCCCTGAGAGCGGGGTTTGCGACCACGGCAGCGCGGGCGGGGAAGCCCGACCGGGCCATCCAGAAACAGACCCGACACAAGAGCACGGCCATGCTCGCCGAGTACGTCCGCGAGGGCCGGCTCTTCGACGACAACGCCTCCGATGGCATCGGGCTGTAG
- a CDS encoding DNA-binding protein produces MPASPPSRYVRKQLSVTPEQDRALKRRSRELGVSEAELVRRALDAALADGPVTSPAGSPLDELLAHTRELGDGRRLEGGWDREALYGDRGYRRDRDDAARA; encoded by the coding sequence ATGCCTGCCTCTCCGCCCAGCCGGTACGTCCGCAAGCAACTCAGCGTCACCCCCGAGCAAGACCGGGCACTCAAGCGCCGGAGCCGAGAGCTCGGTGTGTCCGAGGCCGAGCTCGTCCGCCGGGCGCTCGACGCCGCCCTCGCCGACGGCCCAGTCACCTCACCTGCTGGTTCGCCACTCGACGAGCTTCTCGCTCACACCCGAGAACTAGGCGATGGTCGCCGCCTGGAGGGTGGATGGGACCGCGAAGCCCTATATGGTGACCGGGGCTACCGGCGCGATCGCGACGACGCGGCCAGGGCGTAG
- a CDS encoding PIN domain-containing protein, translating into MAQYLLDTNVLVYGVDSRDPEKQNLALDVLARVGRPGPTGPSATLPAQALAEFSRVTMSRLKPPVPPDRVYHQIGLYERTFPVVPLTPAVVLEAVRGVRDHQFPYYDAQIWAAAKLNQVPVVLSEDFASGSTVEGVTFVNPFSSTFDLDVL; encoded by the coding sequence GTGGCCCAATACCTCCTCGACACGAACGTCCTCGTCTACGGCGTCGACTCCCGCGACCCCGAGAAGCAGAACCTTGCGCTCGATGTTCTCGCCCGCGTTGGTCGGCCAGGGCCGACCGGGCCGTCGGCCACGCTCCCAGCTCAGGCCCTCGCCGAGTTCTCGCGCGTCACCATGTCCCGGCTCAAGCCGCCGGTCCCACCCGACCGCGTCTACCACCAGATCGGTCTCTACGAGCGAACGTTCCCGGTCGTCCCGCTGACTCCGGCCGTCGTGCTGGAGGCGGTCCGGGGCGTCCGAGACCACCAGTTCCCGTACTACGACGCGCAGATCTGGGCGGCGGCTAAGCTGAACCAGGTGCCCGTCGTGCTCAGCGAGGACTTCGCCTCGGGCTCGACCGTCGAGGGCGTCACCTTCGTGAACCCTTTTTCTTCCACCTTCGACCTCGACGTGTTGTGA